The following are from one region of the Rhipicephalus microplus isolate Deutch F79 chromosome 1, USDA_Rmic, whole genome shotgun sequence genome:
- the LOC119159453 gene encoding uncharacterized protein LOC119159453 — protein sequence MPECLGVAQTRLRLLRLLFLASWTCMAAHAMCPSRCVCDDENLRVVCDSAYLEVVPITLNPNLRELSLLNNHIKSGVSSFSVYGNLRYLDVSHNQLVSLGKENFHSHKYLVVLVLARNMISQLDNTTFKGLDELQTLLLNENYIDSIPAGVFAPLKKLEKLDLSQNRLVRVTEQAFQGLTKLKTLLLRDNKFVTIPSQAFAPLSFLLNLDLGLNMFSNIPEEAFVALKQLEELSLDGCGVKTVQNGAFRQLSALRQLKLHDNELEEVPTATFQDITRLEVLNLGQNKFPRLRPRAFEYLKYLRTLEVSGSAALRCIDRGAFAENTDLQIIRMTHNINFRCIEPGAFSGLAGLKHLILRGNGFTTFDESLLEWYELQELDLRDNPLVCNCTVLWLWHMCSDRNSTNSPLTPETALIRCGGGPPAAKDKLLRDIGSADLGCYDAVLRRQIIIGVVAAAAILFALIVALGFRFRERVAGVLKNKWGNGTKEPQYHKTHGEDDNSMCQVAHQPLKLIPVTEL from the coding sequence ATGCCAGAGTGCCTGGGTGTCGCGCAGACGCGGCTTCGGTTGCTGCGTCTGCTATTCCTGGCTTCTTGGACCTGTATGGCAGCGCATGCCATGTGTCCGTCGCGGTGTGTCTGCGATGACGAGAACCTGCGAGTAGTGTGTGACTCGGCTTACCTGGAAGTGGTGCCTATCACGCTCAACCCTAACTTGCGTGAGCTGAGCCTCCTGAATAACCACATCAAGAGTGGCGTATCTTCGTTCAGCGTGTACGGAAACCTGCGCTACCTGGATGTCTCTCACAACCAGCTTGTGTCGCTGGGCAAGGAGAACTTCCATTCGCACAAGTACCTCGTCGTGCTCGTTCTAGCGAGGAACATGATCTCGCAGCTCGACAACACAACATTCAAAGGGCTTGATGAACTACAGACGCTGCTACTGAACGAAAACTACATTGACAGCATACCGGCTGGTGTATTTGCGCCACTGAAGAAGCTGGAGAAGCTGGATCTGTCGCAGAACCGCCTAGTCAGGGTCACCGAGCAGGCGTTCCAGGGACTGACCAAGCTGAAGACTCTACTGCTACGAGACAATAAGTTTGTGACGATACCGAGCCAGGCGTTCGCGCCGCTGTCGTTTTTGTTAAACCTGGATCTCGGTCTTAACATGTTCTCCAATATTCCCGAGGAAGCCTTCGTGGCACTCAAGCAGCTCGAAGAACTGTCCTTAGATGGTTGCGGTGTAAAGACGGTGCAGAACGGCGCGTTTCGACAGCTCTCAGCATTGCGCCAGCTGAAGCTGCACGACAACGAGCTCGAAGAAGTGCCCACTGCAACATTCCAGGATATAACACGGCTGGAAGTTCTCAACTTGGGACAGAACAAGTTCCCGAGGCTTCGACCGCGGGCGTTCGAGTACCTCAAGTACTTGAGAACTCTGGAAGTGAGCGGCTCTGCCGCGCTCCGTTGCATCGACCGAGGTGCTTTCGCCGAGAACACGGACCTTCAAATTATCCGCATGACACACAACATAAACTTCCGGTGCATAGAGCCCGGAGCGTTCAGTGGCCTGGCTGGTCTGAAGCATTTGATTCTTCGAGGCAACGGCTTCACGACTTTCGATGAGTCTCTTCTCGAGTGGTACGAGCTGCAGGAGCTCGACCTCAGGGACAATCCTCTGGTCTGCAATTGCACCGTACTATGGCTGTGGCACATGTGCAGTGACCGCAACTCCACGAATTCACCGCTGACTCCTGAAACCGCTTTGATACGCTGCGGTGGTGGGCCACCAGCGGCCAAGGACAAGTTACTGAGAGACATCGGGTCGGCGGACTTGGGCTGCTACGACGCCGTGCTTCGGCGGCAGATCATCATCGGTGTCGTGGCAGCGGCTGCGATACTGTTCGCACTCATCGTGGCCCTCGGTTTCCGATTTAGGGAACGAGTCGCCGGCGTCCTCAAGAACAAGTGGGGAAACGGAACCAAGGAGCCGCAGTACCACAAGACACACGGCGAAGACGACAACAGCATGTGCCAAGTGGCTCACCAGCCCTTGAAGTTGATTCCCGTGACCGAACTGTGA